The proteins below are encoded in one region of Zootoca vivipara chromosome 10, rZooViv1.1, whole genome shotgun sequence:
- the LOC118091144 gene encoding G-protein coupled receptor family C group 5 member D-like — MAANTTAPPPGCGDIDSDYYFLCDICEAWGIGLETVAATGILVSLVLLLALFVLSCMVKDKTKKSMAPILLLFLLGTLGIFSLTFVFIIRLNKQTGPARFILHGVLFALCFSCLLMHALNLVRLVRGKAPFSLRSMLVYTLGLTAVQLIIAVKYILITVGRDGIDLGRMGREQRNKDFVMLSTYVLVLMGLTFVVSMFTFCGPHKGWKRHGMHIFLTVLFSKAIWAAWITVLFISGFPGDGTQSKWDDPLIGVALVLNGWVFLMMYTVPEICFLATPCQTPGKNPWKTTTTQQSVEAASTQAPDKEGAEEDVLLLTNENRFQSKEILLPFQIFGSKLCFQIPRATLQPAYRPSVVACAEAKEPRADIH; from the exons ATGGCTGCTAACACCACGGCACCTCCCCCAGGCTGCGGCGACATTGACTCCGATTATTATTTCCTCTGTGACATCTGCGAAGCCTGGGGCATCGGTCTGGAGACGGTGGCTGCTACAGGCATCCTGGTCTCGCTGGTGCTTCTGCTGGCACTCTTCGTCCTTAGCTGCATGGTCAAAGACAAGACCAAGAAAAGCATGGCCCCCATtctgctcctcttcctgctgGGCACCCTGGGAATCTTCAGCCTCACCTTTGTGTTCATCATCCGGCTCAATAAGCAGACTGGCCCCGCTCGCTTCATCTTACACGGGGTCCTCTTTGCCCTCTGCTTCTCCTGCCTTCTGATGCATGCTTTGAACCTCGTCAGGCTGGTGAGAGGAAAGGCGCCCTTTTCACTACGCTCAATGCTGGTATACACTTTGGGCCTCACTGCGGTTCAGTTGATCATCGCCGTCAAATACATCCTCATCACAGTCGGAAGAGATGGCATCGATTTGGGGAGGATGGGGAGAGAACAACGCAACAAGGACTTTGTCATGCTCTCGACCTACGTGCTCGTCCTAATGGGCCTCACCTTTGTGGTCTCCATGTTCACCTTCTGCGGACCACACAAGGGCTGGAAGAGGCATGGGATGCACATCTTTCTCACCGTTCTCTTCTCTAAAGCTATCTGGGCTGCGTGGATCACAGTGCTGTTCATCAGTGGCTTCCCTGGCGATGGTACCCAAAGCAAGTGGGATGACCCACTCATTGGTGTTGCTTTGGTGCTGAACGGATGGGTTTTCCTGATGATGTACACAGTGCCTGAGATCTGCTTTCTTGCTACCCCATGCCAGACTCCAGGAAAAAATCCCTGGAAGACCACAACCACGCAACAGAGCGTTGAAGCAGCAAGCACTCAAG CCCCGGACAAAGAAGGAGCTGAGGAAGATGTTTTGCTCCTCACAAATGAGAACCGCTTTCAGTCAAAG GAAATCCTCCTTCCTTTCCAGATCTTTGGATCCAAACTATGTTTCCAGATCCCTCGGGCAACCCTGCAGCCAGCATACAGGCCAAGTGTGGTGGCGTGTGCTGAAGCCAAGGAACCGAGAGCAGACATCCATTGA